GCGTCGGAGACGCAACGAGCAGACGGAACTGACAGTTCCGTCGACGGGGAGTACGCCTACTTCGTCCACTCGTACTACGCCGAGCCGAATTCCGAGGCGGCGATCGTCGCCACGACCGACTACGGCCTCGATTTCCCGAGCATCGTTGCCAACGAGGCGGGCAACGTCTTTGGGACGCAGTTCCACCCTGAAAAGAGTGGAGAGACGGGGTTACAGATCCTCCGGAACTTCGTGGAGATCTGTCTGGAGGAGTAGTACTGCGAGCGAGCCAGTGAGCGAGCAGCTTTTGCGCCCACGGGTTTCGGCGAGCGGTTCGCTCGCGGGTTGAGCGAACCCGAGGCCGAAAACGGTGGCTGAACGGAGAGTGGAGAGACGGGGGTACAGATCCTCCGGAACTTCGTGGAGATCTGTCTGGAGGAGTAGTCGGAACTATTCGACTACAAGACGTCCCTCGTCAGCGATCGACCAGCCCTCGACACCGGAGTCGTATTCGACGTGCCAGTACTGATAGTGCCCGTCAGACTGTGGCCCGGCAGTCACCTCGCCCGTCTGCCCGCCAGGGACGGTGTGAATCACGTCGTCAGCGAGGCTTGGTCCCGCCCTGACGTTCAGATCCTGTGTCGTTTCGACCCGGGTCCCATGACAGAACAGTGGGCAGGCATCGATGAGCTGTTCGACACTCCATCCCCAGACGCCGGCATCGGTCCAGTGGATACCCCACCAGGTGTATCCGTCCTCCTCGACAGGTCCGTTGACGATTTTCCCCACGTCGCCCTCCTCGAGCGTCGCGACTACGTCGTCGCCCATACCGGGGCGTTCGCGCGTGTTGACCGTCGTATTCGCGTGGATTGCCTGTCCATCCTCGAACGTTGTACCGCCACCGCCACCGGTGCTGCCGACGAACTCCATGAGGCGGTCGCCGTCCCAGTCCGGACCGGGGCAGGCCGTCTGGTTCGACGATCCACAGTGGCTGTCCGCAGGAGCATGGCGGTGCTCGATGATCCCACCGCTGGCGTCGCACGGAACTGTGTGGTCGCGGTAGTAGTTCAGCGGGATATCATACTGGTCTGCGAGATACTCGATGATCTCGGCGGACTGCTCGTACATGGTATCGGAGATGAACCCCTGTGACTCGGTCCACTCGTGTTCGATCCCGATCGAGTTCGAGTTGAATCCGCTAGCATGCCAGGCGACGTCGCTCTCGTCGACCATCTTCGTCGTGTGGCCGTCGGAGTTCCGGATCACGTAATGGGCACTCACGTTCGCGTCGGGGTTCTTGAACCAGTTGATCGCGCCGGAGTACTCACCGACCGTAACGTGAACGACGATCCAGTTGATATCGTTTGTTCCACGATTCGAACTGGAGTAGTTCGTCGAGTGGGCGGGATCCCACGTGTCGGACGGATCAGCCGCGGCGGTACCAGTCGTGGCGACCGCTCCACCGGCGGCCATCGATGCGCCAGTTGCTTTCAGCAGCGTTCGTCTGGGTAGCTCCATATCCATCATCATCGATGGGGATGAACACTTTATATTTTTCTAATATCAAAAGCAATTAATCTGCCAACAAGTTGCTTTCACCAATTCAAATAGAGAAACGTAACTATCGCCGCTCGGCGAGTTCCGCACGCAGGTCCTCGACATTCATGTCTTTCATCGCGAGCAACACGAGCAGGTGATAGACGATATCCGCGCTCTCGTAGGCAATCTCGTCGGTGTCGTCGTCTTTCGCGGCCAGAATCAACTCGGTGGTCTCCTCGCCGAGTTTCTCTAAGACCTCGTTTTCCCCTTTCTCGTGGGTGAACAGCGACGTCGTGTACGATCCCTCTGGCAGGTTTTTCTTCCGGTCCTCGATGACGTCGAACAGCTCGTCGAGTACGTCCTCACTCATATACGGGCAGTCGGCACCGAGCGTCTAAAGTGGTCCGTCTCCGCCCCGCTACAGAGTTTGAAGGAGAGAGCCCACGGCTTCAGCCGTGGGAAGATGTCAAGCCAGCTGGGCGACGTCCTGGAGCGGATCCAGTTCCTCGAACTCCTCGGCGGGCCGGGACCCATCGGCGAACACGTCCGCAGAAATCTCGATGCTGGCGCTGGTTCGGGAGGCGAGCGCGAGCGAGTCGCTCGGCCGTGCGTCGATCGTCGTCTCGCCACGCGGGGTGTCGATGTGTAGATCGGCGATATAGGTGCCGTCCTCGACTGCGGACACTTCCACGTGACGGACGCGCCCGCCGAGTTCTTCGACGATATCGAGCAGGAGATCGTGCGTGAGCGGCCGTCCGATATCCTCGGCATCGATGCCGCGGGCGATGCTCGCGGCCTCCTCGAACCCGATGAAGATCGGCAGGACGTCGCTCTCGTCTTCGACCGACAGGACGACGACGGCGACTGGCCCCTCACGTGTACCGGCGACCCGGACGGCATCGATACTCGCCTTCATACTACGTCCCAGGACCCGCAGGGAGAAAAGTCCACGTCCCGCTGGCGGCGGGACGGTCACTCTCCGCCGTCGATCGCTTCGAACAGCGCGAGCCAGTGAAGACGGCTGTCATCGGTTAGCTCGGGGTGGAACGAAAGGCCGACAACGGGCCCCTGTCGGACAGCGACCGGTCGGTCATCCCACGATGCGAGCACGTCCACGTTCTCGCCGACTGCGTCAATCACTGGCGCGCGGATGAACACTGCGGGGAAGGGATCGTCCAGTCCGTCGATATCCAGCGGTGCCTCGAAACTGTCCTTCTGACGGCCGAAGGCGTTGCGCTCGACAGTCACATCGAGGAGACCGAGCGTCCCGACGCGGTCGTCGCCCGCGTCCTCGGCGGCGACGATCAGCCCGGCACAGGTCGCGAAGACGGGCTTGCCCGCGGCGACGTGCTCGCTGATCTCGGGTGCAATCCCGTCACGATGTATCAGTCGCGAGATGGTGGTCGACTCGCCGCCGGGGAGCAAGAGGACGTCACAGTCGGGGACGACCCCGGCAGAGCGGATCTCTCGAACCGTCACCGATTCATCGATATCGCGGGCGGCGCGCTCGACCGCGTCGACGTGTTCGCTCACGTCGCCCTGCACGGCAAGGACGCCAGCAGTAAGACTCATTGGGTGGTGTTAGAATCTGAACGGCAAAAACCACGCGTCTTCGGCTGTCGGGCAGAAATTAAATACTGATGCCGTGGGCCCAGATTCCCAGCATGTGGACGAAGATGCCGAGCGCGACGGAGACGACGATGACCGTCCGGGGGTCCATCTGAATCGCGTTGCTATCTTCCGCGTCGAAGTAGCGGACCAGTCCCGCACTGGACATCAGCCCGCCCGAATTCTCACCGCTGCTGCCACTCATACTCGATACTGGTAGTCCGGGGTAACTAAGTCTTTCGACCCCCGATCTTCGACCGTGCATCGAGAGAGCAAAAGTGGGAAACCCTTATGCGCGCAGCCCTGAAACACCTGATGTACGTAGCATGACTGTAACGCTGAAAGACTTCTATGCCGACTGGTGTGGCCCCTGCAAGACGCAGGACCCGATCCTCGAAGAGATCGAAGAAGAGTGGGAAGACCGCTTCGACCTCGAGAAGGTCAACGTCGACGAACAGCAAGACATCGCCAACGAGTATCAGGTTCGCTCGCTCCCGACGCTGATCGTCGAGAACGAAGAGGGGATCGTCGAGCGATTCGTCGGCGTCACCCAGCGCGAGGACATTGAGGACGCCCTCGAATCCGCGGGTGCCTGAACGACTTTCTTATTTCGCTTAGAGGTCTGGTGGCCAGTGAACAACCATCACGACCAGGGCACTGCCGTAGAAGGCAACTGCGCTGAGCACGCCGAACGGAATTTCCTGCAAATACAGGTACGGCCCACCGATCAGGAGCCCGAGAGCCCCCCCGAGCACCTGCAACGTGACGCCAAACCCGGACAGTTCCACGTCCCGTAGCTGAAAGATATTCTCGTACCTGAACGCCAGCTCCGGATCGACGAGACTCAACCCGCTGAGTGCCCCGGCGATCAGGAGGACGGGCAGAAGAATGTACTCTATCGGATGGATCGTGATGAAGGCGGCGTGGGAGGGGACCATACTCTACCGATCATGTTCCTGTAGTGAAAACTTTGTGCTTCGACCAACAGCTACAGGAATCGGACGCCGACGTCGTGCATCCCGTCGTTGTACTTCGCGATGTTGATGACCAGCGGCGTGATGCTCTCGACTTCCGCGGCGTTTTCGATCGGACCGGCGTCGAGCGCGCGCAGGCCCTCGATGGCCTCCGCCAGTGATTGGACCGTCTCCTTGGCGTCGCCGTCGTTGCCGACAACGAGGGTGTCCAGATCCAGTTCGACGTCGAGGTTAGCGAGTCGATCCGCGGCGAGGTTGTGGAACGCGCCGACGACCGGCTGTCCCTCGGGGGCCGCCTCCGCAGCGACAGCGGTTACGCTGCCAGCGCCGGGGCGGTGATAGTGCATCCCGTGTTCGTCACCTTTCATGCCGACCGCGGGGGAGACAAGGATCGTGTCGTCGTCGAGCCTGTCCGCGACTTCCTCGACCGTGTCAGAGACGTGATATGGGGGGACGGCAAGCACGACGACGTCCGCGCGGTCGGCAGCCATCGCGTTCTCGAAGCCATTGATCGTCGTCTCGACGCCGCGGCTGTCGAGTTCGGTCTCGTACTCCTCGGCTTTCGTCCGTGCTTTCTCGGGCGTGCGCGACCCGATCAGGATCTCGTGGCTGGTGTCGTACGCCCAGCGCAGCGCCAGTCCCTGACCGATATCGCCAGTCCCGCCGAGTAGCGCGATTCGCATACTCGTGGGGTAGGCCGAGCGGATAAAAAGGGTTGCGTGACCGGCAACGAAACGCGGCGATCCCTGATCTACCGCCCAAACAGAGGCCCCTGTTAGGGGCCCGATCAGTCGGCGTCGACGACGACGTCCAGATCGAACGGTACGTCGGCGGGCGCAGCGTCGGGGTCGAGGTAGCCGACGGCAAAGCCGCTGTAGACCGTTCCGGCCGCCAGGTCGACGTCGAATGCCGCCACCACATCGCCGTCGGTGTCCGGCGTTGCCGGCCTGACCTCCAGTTCGTATTCGCCAGCGGGGACCTCGACGGCTCCGGCCGCGCCGAAGGGGACGTCCTCGAACAGCGGCTCGCCGTCGACGGTCACGTCGACGTTCGGTGCGTCAGGCGAGGCGTGAACGAGCCTGACCCGGGCGTCCTTACCGGGATCGGACAGGTCGTCCTCGTACAGTTCGACACTGAAGGGCTGGTTCTCCTCGGCCAGTTCGCCGAGCGCAGCCGCGGTGAACGCACCTTCGGAGAGCTCGACTGCCTCGTCGAAGACGACCGTGTCCGGATCGCCTGCTGCAGTGATCTCGATGTCGTAGGTCCCGGCAGGGAGTTCGAGGTACTCGCTGACGGCCCGGAACGGGACGTCCTCCAGAACCGGGTCACCGTCCACGAAGACGTCGACGTTGGGCGCGTCCGGCGAGAGGTGGGCCACACGGAGGTCGGTCTCACCCGGCTCCTCGTCGGTATCCACGTCGAACTCCGCGTCGACGACGACATCGAGGGCAAACGGGACGTCGGCGGGCGCGGCGTCAGGGTCGAGGTAGCCAACGGCAAAGGCGCTGTAGACCGTTCCGGCCTGTACCGAGAGCTTGAAGTTGTCGACGACGTCCCCGTCGGTGTCCGGCGTCGCGGGCCTGACCTCGAGCTTGTAATCGCCGGGCGGGACTTCGACCGTTCCGGCCGTGCCGAAGGCGACGTCCTCGAACAGCGGCTCGCCGTCGACGGTCACGTCGACGTTGGGCGCGTCCGGCGAGGCATGGACGAGTCTGACCCGGGCGTTCTCGCCCGGATCGGAGAGATCGTCCTCGAACACGTCGACGCCGAACGGCTCGTTCTCCTCGGCCAGTTCGCCGAGCGCGGCGGCGGTGAAATCACCGGCCGGTACCTCGACGTCCTCGTCGAAGACGACCGCGTCCGGATCGCCCGCCGCCGTGACCTCTATTCGGTAGGTCCCGGCAGGGAGTTCGAGGTACTCGCTGACGGTCCGGAACGGGACGTCTTCCAGAACCGTGTCACCGTCCACGAAGACGTCGACGTTGGGCGCGTCCGGCGAGAGGTGGGCCACGCGGAGGCCGGCCTCTCCGTCCGGTTCGTCTGTCTCCGCATCGTCGTCCGGGTCTTCCGTTTCGTCGGGCTCCTCCTCGTCTTCGGGGCCTCCAGCCGGTTCGGTCTCGTCACCGAGACACCCCGCCAGAGAGCCAGCTACGACGATTCCACCTGCAGTCTTCAGTACCGTTCGTCGTCTACTGTCAGACATATCCATTTGCTGGCAAGGACCAGCCAGACATGAAGGATTTCCAACATCCGACCGAAGTTACTCCACAGTCTCTCCACAATCCGTCCTGAATTGCGTGCCAGTCAACTGCGATCGTTCGGTCAGGGTCGATCGCAATCTAGCCGCCCGGGCAGGTCACCGATCGAATCGATCACGGCAGTCGCCCCGGAATCTGCGAACTTTTTTCGTCCACCCGCCCCCGAAAGCCCGCCGGTCAACACGCCGACACCATGATACTCCCGCTCCGGATCGACATCGGCAGCGTTCACCGCAGTCCGGACATCGTCGAGCGTATCCCCGACGAAGACCACGCTGTCGGCGTCGAACCGTTCCGCGAGCGTCGTCAACGCGTAGGGATGTGGTTTCCCGTCCTCCCAGTCGTCCATCGTGAACCGGCGCTCGGGTGGGACGTCGAGCCCGGCCCGATCCAGAGCAATCTCGGCTTCGGCTTCCGGACGGCCGGTGACGACGCCCACGTCGTAGTGCTCGACGAGGTGCTCGCGTGTCGCCGCGTCGAGCAGGAGTGGCTCGTCGTGGATGTAGCCACGCGTCTCGGCGTCCGGTTCACCGTCTTCCAGATCACGGTATAGCTCCGCGCCGAGGTAGAGCTGCTGGAAGACATCGCGGAGGCGTTCGGGGTTCCAGCGATCCCGGACGTACGCCCAGTCGGCTTCGGACAGGGCGTCTTCCGTGACGCGTTCTGCGGCGTCGAGCCCGCCACCGTGCTCGGCGATGGCGTCAGTGAATCCAGTGATTCCCAGCTTCATCCCTTCGCGGTCGGCGAGGACGTACAGAGCCGCAGCATCGGTCAGCTCCCAGTCGTTGTTGAAGCCGCCCGCGTCCTTGAAGGCCTGTACGTCCGCTTTCTCGATCGTGTCGCCGTACACCGTTTCGACGGATTCGAGGATCGCCCGCCGGTAGGAGTCCGCGACGTCGACCACCACGCCGTCGATGTCCAGCACGACGGCATCGGGGGCGAGATCGGTCGCCTCTGTGTCGTTCGTGGCGTCGGTCATACCGGGTCGAACGGCCGCCGGGGGTAAGGACGTATCGGGTTCGGACGAGCGAACGACTCACTCCGGCCCCTCGCGCGCCCAGTAGAGTGTCTCCGTGGGTAGCGTCTCGCGCTCGACTGGGATCGCGGGAGGGTCGCCGCCCAGCGTCGTAAAGATGAACGCGGTGTCGTGCTCACGCGCGACGCTCGCGGCTGAGGTATGAAGCTCCGGCGGGAGATTGAGTGCGTAGAGCGCATCGGCATCGGCGTAGATCTCGGGGACTGGATCGGCAATATCGTCGAGAACGAACTCGATGCTCTCGGGGACCTCACGCGGCGTGACGTCGGTCGCGGTGACGGCCACGCCGCAGTCGGCGAGCGCCGCGGCGACGTCCGGCCGACGTCCTACCCCCATCTCGACCACTCGGTCGAAGCGTGCAAGACGGTCGACGATGGCGGCCGAATCGGCGTGGGGCATGGCGGGATGTTTATGATCGCCGCGATATTATGGGTTGGTATGCTCGTTGACGTCGTGCCGGTGGGGGACGTTCCAGCGCGGGTCAAGCGCGAGGCGTCCGCGGGGTTGCGAGCGGTGTACGACTGCGATGTCACCGTTCACGAACCCCAGCCGATCCCCGACGGCGCGTTCGACGCGAACCGCAACCAGTACCGTGCGGAGGACTTCATCGAACTCGCCAGTCGGATCGGCTCCGGCGAGAAGAACATCGCGGTGACGCCCAAAGACCTGTTCTACCGGAAACGGAACTACGTCTTCGGGCTCGCCTATCTCGATGGCAACGGCAGCGTCGTCTCCACGTACCGCCTGCAGACTTCCAGCGATGGCGGCTTCTCCGAACGCGATTCCGAGGATATCTTCGACGATCGCGTCCGCAAGGAGATCGTCCACGAGATCGGCCACACCTTCGGGCTGGAACACTGCGACAACAAACGCTGTGTCATGAACTTCTCGCCGACGGTGCGGGAAGTCGATATGAAAGAGCAGAACCTCTGTGGGAGTTGTCAGCGGCAGATACTCTGAGGTCGGTTAGCTCTCGTTTTTGCTTGCGTCCGCCATCCGCTCGGAGTAGTCCCAGCCGTAGACGGTTTCGGGCTCGATGCGGATTCTCACCTCGTTCCGATCCTCCGACAGCAAGTTCCGTGCGAGCGACGATTCCGTGTTCCCGAGATACCGCTCGATGAGCGCGCGAAGCAGGACTTTGTCCTCGTCAGCGTCGATTCGCGCGACGCCGTTACCCCGCACGCCCCGGTAGGGCGGCTCGTTCGTCGACACCTCGAAGGCGACCGCGTCGTCCTGCCGGAGAAAGCGAACCACGTCGGATGAGGCCGCAGTCGCACACTCCAGCGCGCCATCACGATATCGAAACCACAGCGAGAGCATCCAGAGGTCACCGCTCGGCCGGTGACAGGAAAGCCGGACCGGGACGGCAGTCGAGTGCAGGAACTCCTCGACGGCCTCGGGCGAGAGCGATCCGCGCACGGAGAATGGTGTATCCGCCACGTGTTCGGTCGAACGGTCGGCGCGGATCGACATATAGGTTGGGTCCGGATCGTCGTCAGGGAACCAACCCTGCTAAGACGTCTGTTCGTACTGCGAACGATTCCCTTTCGGATGCTACGAGAAAGCTTATTGATGATCAATTATAGTTGTCAATTCGTCATGGTACAGCGCCCCCCATCGCCGGACACTCCGGTCGTATCACCGAGTAAACCTGTCAACGCTGGCGACGAGAGTGTCCTCGTTACGACACAACAACTTGTCGATATACTTGAACGATATCTCGGAGACGGACTGGACGAATCGACCCTCGAAACGATCCTTCTGGAACTGGACCGCGGTGGATACGTCGAATGGGTGACGGTCACACAGTCGAACGGCTACATCTGGGATCTCTCGGAGTCGCCCGAGAAGATCGGCGAGGCCATCGCCGACGCAGCCGTTGCCTGTCTCGATGCGTGGCTACAGGATAGCGACAATTGATCGGTCCGAACTACTCCAGAGTTGCTGGGAAACGGGTTCTACGACTTTACTTCGGAATTTGTAGTTTAATACTTCGAAATGCGAAGTGTTGATTTTCGGGTCGACCCGGTTGATGAATTCCGGTCTCAGTGGCTCTGTCAGCTCGACACTCTTCCTACCGAAACAGCCGTTGGTTAAGACTGCGAACTGTTCGGTCAAGAAACTACCAGATGAATATAACATCTGTACTGGTTTGCAAGATAGACAGCGCGTATCGGTTAATCGGAGCCGTCGGCTTCCAGTCGTCGTTTCAACATATACCCTGCTCCCCCCAGAGCTGTAAGGGTGCTACTAATTCCGAATCCTGGTATTTCATCATTTCCGACCTGTTCTTCTTCGTCTTCGTCTTCCTCTTCGTCTTCGTCTTCCTCTTCGTCTTCTTCCCCTTCCTCTTCGTCTTCCTCTTCGTCTTCCTCTTCGTCTTCGTCTTCCTCTTCGTCTTCCTCTTCGTCTTCGTCTTCCTCTTCGTCTTCTTCCCCTTCCTCTTCCTCTTCCTCTTCGTCTTCTTCCCCTTCCCCTTCCTCTTCGTCTTCCTCTTCCTCTTCCAGGTCACCATTGATAATAAATCGATAATCTTGTCCCTCAACGACCTCCTCCTCGGTCCGATCGTCCTCATCAAACGTGTAGATACTGAACTCGAGCGTCCCTGTCTCTTCAATCGTNNNNNNNNNNNNN
This sequence is a window from Natranaeroarchaeum aerophilus. Protein-coding genes within it:
- a CDS encoding N-acetylmuramoyl-L-alanine amidase yields the protein MELPRRTLLKATGASMAAGGAVATTGTAAADPSDTWDPAHSTNYSSSNRGTNDINWIVVHVTVGEYSGAINWFKNPDANVSAHYVIRNSDGHTTKMVDESDVAWHASGFNSNSIGIEHEWTESQGFISDTMYEQSAEIIEYLADQYDIPLNYYRDHTVPCDASGGIIEHRHAPADSHCGSSNQTACPGPDWDGDRLMEFVGSTGGGGGTTFEDGQAIHANTTVNTRERPGMGDDVVATLEEGDVGKIVNGPVEEDGYTWWGIHWTDAGVWGWSVEQLIDACPLFCHGTRVETTQDLNVRAGPSLADDVIHTVPGGQTGEVTAGPQSDGHYQYWHVEYDSGVEGWSIADEGRLVVE
- the hisE gene encoding phosphoribosyl-ATP diphosphatase; translated protein: MSEDVLDELFDVIEDRKKNLPEGSYTTSLFTHEKGENEVLEKLGEETTELILAAKDDDTDEIAYESADIVYHLLVLLAMKDMNVEDLRAELAERR
- a CDS encoding bifunctional nuclease family protein yields the protein MKASIDAVRVAGTREGPVAVVVLSVEDESDVLPIFIGFEEAASIARGIDAEDIGRPLTHDLLLDIVEELGGRVRHVEVSAVEDGTYIADLHIDTPRGETTIDARPSDSLALASRTSASIEISADVFADGSRPAEEFEELDPLQDVAQLA
- the pdxT gene encoding pyridoxal 5'-phosphate synthase glutaminase subunit PdxT, which codes for MSLTAGVLAVQGDVSEHVDAVERAARDIDESVTVREIRSAGVVPDCDVLLLPGGESTTISRLIHRDGIAPEISEHVAAGKPVFATCAGLIVAAEDAGDDRVGTLGLLDVTVERNAFGRQKDSFEAPLDIDGLDDPFPAVFIRAPVIDAVGENVDVLASWDDRPVAVRQGPVVGLSFHPELTDDSRLHWLALFEAIDGGE
- a CDS encoding preprotein translocase subunit Sec61beta, which translates into the protein MSGSSGENSGGLMSSAGLVRYFDAEDSNAIQMDPRTVIVVSVALGIFVHMLGIWAHGISI
- a CDS encoding thioredoxin family protein, coding for MTVTLKDFYADWCGPCKTQDPILEEIEEEWEDRFDLEKVNVDEQQDIANEYQVRSLPTLIVENEEGIVERFVGVTQREDIEDALESAGA
- the npdG gene encoding NADPH-dependent F420 reductase; its protein translation is MRIALLGGTGDIGQGLALRWAYDTSHEILIGSRTPEKARTKAEEYETELDSRGVETTINGFENAMAADRADVVVLAVPPYHVSDTVEEVADRLDDDTILVSPAVGMKGDEHGMHYHRPGAGSVTAVAAEAAPEGQPVVGAFHNLAADRLANLDVELDLDTLVVGNDGDAKETVQSLAEAIEGLRALDAGPIENAAEVESITPLVINIAKYNDGMHDVGVRFL
- a CDS encoding DUF4397 domain-containing protein, which produces MSDSRRRTVLKTAGGIVVAGSLAGCLGDETEPAGGPEDEEEPDETEDPDDDAETDEPDGEAGLRVAHLSPDAPNVDVFVDGDTVLEDVPFRTVSEYLELPAGTYRIEVTAAGDPDAVVFDEDVEVPAGDFTAAALGELAEENEPFGVDVFEDDLSDPGENARVRLVHASPDAPNVDVTVDGEPLFEDVAFGTAGTVEVPPGDYKLEVRPATPDTDGDVVDNFKLSVQAGTVYSAFAVGYLDPDAAPADVPFALDVVVDAEFDVDTDEEPGETDLRVAHLSPDAPNVDVFVDGDPVLEDVPFRAVSEYLELPAGTYDIEITAAGDPDTVVFDEAVELSEGAFTAAALGELAEENQPFSVELYEDDLSDPGKDARVRLVHASPDAPNVDVTVDGEPLFEDVPFGAAGAVEVPAGEYELEVRPATPDTDGDVVAAFDVDLAAGTVYSGFAVGYLDPDAAPADVPFDLDVVVDAD
- a CDS encoding TIGR01548 family HAD-type hydrolase: MTDATNDTEATDLAPDAVVLDIDGVVVDVADSYRRAILESVETVYGDTIEKADVQAFKDAGGFNNDWELTDAAALYVLADREGMKLGITGFTDAIAEHGGGLDAAERVTEDALSEADWAYVRDRWNPERLRDVFQQLYLGAELYRDLEDGEPDAETRGYIHDEPLLLDAATREHLVEHYDVGVVTGRPEAEAEIALDRAGLDVPPERRFTMDDWEDGKPHPYALTTLAERFDADSVVFVGDTLDDVRTAVNAADVDPEREYHGVGVLTGGLSGAGGRKKFADSGATAVIDSIGDLPGRLDCDRP
- a CDS encoding UPF0146 family protein — translated: MPHADSAAIVDRLARFDRVVEMGVGRRPDVAAALADCGVAVTATDVTPREVPESIEFVLDDIADPVPEIYADADALYALNLPPELHTSAASVAREHDTAFIFTTLGGDPPAIPVERETLPTETLYWAREGPE
- a CDS encoding archaemetzincin family Zn-dependent metalloprotease — protein: MLVDVVPVGDVPARVKREASAGLRAVYDCDVTVHEPQPIPDGAFDANRNQYRAEDFIELASRIGSGEKNIAVTPKDLFYRKRNYVFGLAYLDGNGSVVSTYRLQTSSDGGFSERDSEDIFDDRVRKEIVHEIGHTFGLEHCDNKRCVMNFSPTVREVDMKEQNLCGSCQRQIL
- a CDS encoding pyridoxamine 5'-phosphate oxidase family protein, producing MSIRADRSTEHVADTPFSVRGSLSPEAVEEFLHSTAVPVRLSCHRPSGDLWMLSLWFRYRDGALECATAASSDVVRFLRQDDAVAFEVSTNEPPYRGVRGNGVARIDADEDKVLLRALIERYLGNTESSLARNLLSEDRNEVRIRIEPETVYGWDYSERMADASKNES
- a CDS encoding PGF-CTERM sorting domain-containing protein, which gives rise to TIEETGTLEFSIYTFDEDDRTEEEVVEGQDYRFIINGDLEEEEEDEEEGEGEEDEEEEEEEGEEDEEEDEDEEEDEEEDEDEEEDEEEDEEEGEEDEEEDEDEEEDEDEEEQVGNDEIPGFGISSTLTALGGAGYMLKRRLEADGSD